GCGGCGCCGGCCGGtggtgacgacgacgatgatgtgGACCTGTTCGGTTCGGAAGACGAGGAGGAGAGTGCCGAGGCGGCCAAGCTGAAGGAGGAACGTCTAGCCGCGTACAACGCAAAGAAGTCGAAGAAACCTGCCCTAATCGCCAAGAGTTCCATCCTGCTGGATGTGAAACCATGGGACGATGAAACCGACATGAAGGAAATGGAGAAGAACGTCCGCAAAATCGAGATGGACGGACTTTTGTGGGGCGCAGCTAAGCTCACACCGGTCGGATACGGCATCCATAAACTGCAGATTTGCTGCGTTATCGAGGATGACAAAGTTTCCGTCGATTTGTTGACTGAGACGATTCAGGAGTTAGAAGATTACGTACAGTCGGTTGACATTGCTGCATTCAACAAGATCTGAATGTGTGAATGCATTGTTTGGTGTGCGATTGTTTCTTAAGTTTCGTCCGGCTGGTGTTGTAATGGCGATAACGGTCAAATAAATGTGAACCCTTTTTGAAGTAGTAAAGTTTACCCATGACATGTATGGCCCGAAAAGTTTTGGGAGGGATTACAAATGCGAAATGCACGGTCGAGGTCTTCCGAAGACGGAAAGGAATGTTGATATACATTAAGAATGGTTGGGTCATGAATCAGAAATAGAATATCTATTTGGCAACCATAATTTTGAGAAGTtagtaagaaaaagaaaataattccaaTTCATATGTTTCCAGCACagcaaaaagttaaaattatttgataatttttctCGTAATGCTGGATGGAAACCAAATGCAATAGCTTTTGTAACGTTCTGATTACACGCGTGTACACAGCAAAGCCTAACAAATGTTGAACCGGC
This genomic window from Anopheles maculipalpis chromosome 2RL, idAnoMacuDA_375_x, whole genome shotgun sequence contains:
- the LOC126556307 gene encoding probable elongation factor 1-beta; the encoded protein is MAFGDVKTANGLKELDKFLADHSYVEGYTPSKADLSVFDALGKAPATTYVHALRWYNNIASYNAKERSEWGGQALPQVAGGKPTAAAAPAGGDDDDDVDLFGSEDEEESAEAAKLKEERLAAYNAKKSKKPALIAKSSILLDVKPWDDETDMKEMEKNVRKIEMDGLLWGAAKLTPVGYGIHKLQICCVIEDDKVSVDLLTETIQELEDYVQSVDIAAFNKI